ATGGAAGATCGAAGAATTAATATCGCTAAGTAAGAAAGCCATTAATGAAGAAACCTCTGACTCTAGGTTAGAGAGCATTAAAGAACTATTAGGATATTTAGAAGAACATTTTGAAATGGAAATTAATTAAATGGAAGAAAATAAAGTAAATGGATCTTATTATACACCTAGAATATTGGCTAAATTATTAGTTGAAAAAGCCTTGAATTATGCACAAAAGAGGAATCTAAGTATATTAGAACCTAGTTGCGGAGATGGAGTTTTCTTGAAAGAACTACTAGGTAATGATGATTTCCTATCTAGGAAGGAAAGTTCAATATGTGTTGTAGAAAAAAATCACATAGAATTGGAAAAAACAAAGAAATATAAAAAAAACTTTTCTGAGAATCAAATTAAGACGTCATTTAATGCTATGGATTTTTTAGATTTTGTACTTCATAGCAAAAAAAAGTTTAATTTAATATTAGGTAATCCACCCTATATCCACAAAAAATTCCTTTCGGATAGGCAAATAGATTTATCAAAAACTATCTTAAAAAAGATTGATCTTGATGTTAATACAATATATAACATTTGGATGCCATTTGTTGTTGGTTGTTCAAAGTTGTTGTCTTCTAATGGAGTTTTATGTCTAATATTGCCTGCTGAATTGCTGCAAGTTAAATATGCAGAGCCGATAAGAAAATTCCTTTTCCGAGAATTTAATGAATTTCATATTATGTCATTCGATAATCAGATATTTAAGGGTATAGAGCAGGATGTTGTGGTCTTCTTCGGGATTAAAAATAGTAATAATAAAACAATTACTCATGAGTTATTATCTAATACTGCAGATCAACTAGAAGTAATCGAAAGGAATATATTAAAGCCAAAAAAATATTTAAACAAATGGCTTTGGTATTTAATGTCAAATGAGGAAATTGAGTTATTAATTAGAATAAAGAATGATTTTCATTCCATAGATACGTATTGTAAAAGCAGTGCAGGTATAGTTACTGGAAACAATAGCTACTTCATATTAAATCAAGAACAGGTCAGAAAATATAATTTGGGGGACTGGGTAAAACCAATTTTAAAGAAAAGCGCTTTTACTAAAAATTCCCTTACATTTTCAAAGAAAGACTTTAATGCTTTAGTTGTATCAAATAATCCTTGTTTTTTATTGGATTTAAATAATATGAATAGTGATGATGATATACCATATGAAATAGAAGATTATTTAAAAAGGGGAATAGACTCAAAAGTCCAACTTGGATATAAATGCAAAGTGAGAAATGACTGGTATAAGGTTCCCTCCATTTGGACGTCAGAAGGAATATTTTTCAAGAGAATTCACCTAGTGCCTAAACTTATAAAAAATACTATGAAAGTGAACATTACTGACACAGGTTATCGAATTTCAATGATTGAAGATTATAGTATCAATAGTCTAATTTTTAGTTTTTATAATTCACTAACATTATTGTTATTAGAATTAGAAGGAAGATACTATGGTGGTGGTGTGTTGGAGGTTACTCCGAATGAGTTTAAAAACATAGCGATACCTTACTTGGATATAAACCAAAAGGAATTTAATAAATTGAAAAGTTTAGTTAATAGAAATAAATCTATTGAAGAGATTCTTCAATATACCGACGAAATTATTTTGATAAACCATTTTGGTATTGATCACAAAACTTTAGAGATAATACGAAGGCTAAGAGAAAAAATTGTGAAATTCAGGGTGAATTAATGACTTTTTTCCTACCGTTGATTTCCACTCCTCTATTTTCTAGAAAGTCTAAAACCTGTGAAATAGAAATTTGCCCACCGCCATTTTTTTCAAGTTCAATTAAAAATTCCATAGAAGCTTCTTTTTTGAAAATTTTCTCGAAATATAACAATTTGTTATTTATATCAGTGTGTTTAAAATTATCCATTATTCTATCCTCCATCAACAAATTAATTTTATGTATGTCTGTATTAAGATCTATTGCTAGTATACGCATGAATGAAATAATTTAATATTAGTTTTTTGCATGGAAAAACACATGAAATCACAAAACTTTGGGTACCGTTTTACAAGGAAAAGTACATAACCTAAGTTAATTTGACATGGAGCCTATGCAGGCTATCGTGCCAGCCTATCCATGCAAAATCGTGCTATGATAATTCTGTATTTTTGATTGCACTCTCTGTATTGTTTTCTTGCTACACCCTGTACTTTTATTTTGCATTACACAATATAAGTAAATCTAACTAACTTTACACTTTTTCAGACCTGAATAATATTTGAATTTAAATAACTTTATTGTTACTACACTTTACACTTTTATTGATAATGTCCTGAAAATTAAACAACTTTATTTTATGTCCCTTCACATTTGAAGCAGTGAAATGCAGGTTCATTGACTCCAAATCAAACAACTTTATTGTAAATGTACAAGGGTTATTATCGAAAAAAAATTCGTTTAAAGTAAAATAAAACTGTTCACTAGCACGAGTAAAAATTGGAGTATAGCTCCAGTTTTCACTCGTGTTTTTTTATGAAAATTTGGAAAAGGAAAAGAAGGAATAAAGAATAAAAGTGAAAGAGAAAAAGCGGAAAAAATCCTAATAAATCAACATTTTGAAAAAAAAAAGTAGAAAAAAGGAAAAAAACAGGGGAGAAAAAGAGGGATTCATTTACCGTTTTTATTTGATTTCAAAAATTGGGGGTCATTAAGAACTTTGTTTTTTACATTTTAACAGGGTGTGATGGTTTAACAAGTAATTTAAAATGATCAACCTTTTTTATAAAACAATTTTCTCGCTAAATATGAAGAGAATCCATTTTGATCAATCTTTTTTCAAAATGGATTCTTTTAATTTGCGATATTAAGATGAAGGAATATTATTAGAAATTAATTAATAAGTTACTGTTCATTTAAGTTTGTTACAGAAACACTTTGTTTATTATTTGGTTCATTAAGTGAATGGATTGTAGCTGTTCCATTTTGTTTATCCACGTGCTCAATGTAAATACTTTCCCCATTATAGGTTACGTTTGCCCTTGTTGGGGAAGAAGAAATTTCTTGTGCTCGTTGTGCATTCATTATAGCCACCTCCTTTTGATTTCAATAGTTATACTATTTGTTCAAGATTGATTAGATATACTTGTCGGAATAGAAATTGCTTTCAGTTTCAAGTTGACTTTTCCCATAGCTATTAAACGATAGCCTTAAATAAGGCTTCTTTATTTCAGTAAGGATGCTTTCGTAAAATAATTGAGAAGCTATGTTTTTGTAGCTCTTTTGCATTTTTTATATTCCACTTTCGGGTTTACTAAATGTGAAAAATAATCGAACTTTTCTAAGTTCCATTTTTTTTGAAAAAAATGGAGTCTTCTTATTGGCAGTAAATCAGGGATTTATAAAAAAAGAAGTATTTTCATAGTTTTGATAAAATTGGTTTTAAGTGATAAAATTACCATGGTAATAGTTGTTATGTTGCAAAATACGTAAACGATTGAAGGGATGTAAAACTATGGCTAAAGAAGGTTATTATTCTATTAAAGTTAACCCATCAACAAAAACGATTGATATGGTAGTTAGTGGAACATTTACACCAGAAAAAGCACTACAATTTGTTAATGATTATCAAAGTAAAGTTGGAACGATAAAAGCAGGAGAATTTATTTTAAAATGCGATTGTCGGGAATTAGATGTTGTTACACAAGACATGATTCCAGACCTTGAAAATTGCTATCGTTTGTACCAGAGCTCTGGATTTAATAAAGTTGTTATTGAAATTAAAAAGAGCCCAGTTATTAAAATGCAATTAAGTCGTATTGGCCGTAATACTGGATTAACCAATTTGGAATTCGTTGAAGTTTAAT
The Neobacillus sp. PS3-40 genome window above contains:
- a CDS encoding small acid-soluble spore protein H; protein product: MNAQRAQEISSSPTRANVTYNGESIYIEHVDKQNGTATIHSLNEPNNKQSVSVTNLNEQ
- a CDS encoding Eco57I restriction-modification methylase domain-containing protein, which codes for MEENKVNGSYYTPRILAKLLVEKALNYAQKRNLSILEPSCGDGVFLKELLGNDDFLSRKESSICVVEKNHIELEKTKKYKKNFSENQIKTSFNAMDFLDFVLHSKKKFNLILGNPPYIHKKFLSDRQIDLSKTILKKIDLDVNTIYNIWMPFVVGCSKLLSSNGVLCLILPAELLQVKYAEPIRKFLFREFNEFHIMSFDNQIFKGIEQDVVVFFGIKNSNNKTITHELLSNTADQLEVIERNILKPKKYLNKWLWYLMSNEEIELLIRIKNDFHSIDTYCKSSAGIVTGNNSYFILNQEQVRKYNLGDWVKPILKKSAFTKNSLTFSKKDFNALVVSNNPCFLLDLNNMNSDDDIPYEIEDYLKRGIDSKVQLGYKCKVRNDWYKVPSIWTSEGIFFKRIHLVPKLIKNTMKVNITDTGYRISMIEDYSINSLIFSFYNSLTLLLLELEGRYYGGGVLEVTPNEFKNIAIPYLDINQKEFNKLKSLVNRNKSIEEILQYTDEIILINHFGIDHKTLEIIRRLREKIVKFRVN